One Xyrauchen texanus isolate HMW12.3.18 chromosome 2, RBS_HiC_50CHRs, whole genome shotgun sequence genomic window carries:
- the fbxo22 gene encoding F-box only protein 22, with amino-acid sequence MEGEAAPPNILAASKAGYVLSNVAEVVERILTFVPTKTLFRIASVCRLWRNCARRVLRTQQRLTWLSATGSSMYQEHVLFRTMAEDLQNIYMLPQIALLMVDGENFNGPVSFRHKKARKCEDEVESDPVEKLRCLLPSSCDILGLVAPGIVVTPSGLPSSPPQEHEEGEAGYSLLFPAMDGVSIRPFHFCKKSLSETTMEEAGLINNPDLKVVLLFDYETYKPGGGRFLNTLLEPLSQSNVLIVGGQVERVFSSDVTCCSPGSFGAVGLTFSGSRIQGASVLVEQDVSSSKAAEATIQRLKAANIPERNTIGFMFACVGRGHNSYNNQRNVEANAFRKIFSNVPLLGFFGNGEIGCDRIVKENYTLSETDAEGLQHSFTTVMSLVHFG; translated from the exons ATGGAAGGAGAAGCAGCTCCTCCAAACATCTTGGCTGCAAGTAAAGCAGGATATGTCCTGAGTAATGTTGCCGAAGTCGTTGAGAGGATTCTGACATTTGTGCCAACTAAAACTCTCTTTCGGATAGCAAG TGTTTGCAGGCTATGGAGGAACTGTGCACGCCGAGTCCTGAGGACCCAGCAGAGATTGACTTGGCTCTCAGCCACTGGCTCATCTATGTATCAGGAGCATGTTTTGTTTAGAACTATGGCAGAAGACTTGCAG aaTATCTACATGCTACCCCAGATAGCTCTCTTAATGGTAGATGGGGAGAACTTTAATGGGCCTGTTAGTTTCAGACACAAAAAGG CCAGGAAGTGTGAAGATGAAGTGGAGTCAGACCCTGTTGAGAAGTTGAGATGCTTACTGCCTAGCAGCTGTGACATATTAGGCCTTGTCGCACCAGGAATTGTGG TGACCCCCAGTGGTTTGCCTAGCAGCCCCCCGCAGGAGCATGAGGAGGGGGAAGCTGGCTACAGTCTCCTTTTTCCTGCAATGGATGGGGTCAGCATCCGGCCTTTCCACTTCTGCAAAAAGAGCCTCAGTGAAACAACAATGGAGGAAGCTG GGTTGATTAACAACCCCGATTTAAAGGTGGTGCTGTTGTTTGACTATGAGACCTATAAACCTGGAGGTGGACGCTTTCTTAACACGCTACTGGAACCCCTTTCCCAAAGTAATGTACTTATTGTTGGAGGACAAGTGGAAAGAGTATTTTCCAGTGATGTTACCTG CTGTTCTCCAGGTTCTTTTGGGGCAGTTGGACTGACCTTTAGTGGCTCCAGGATCCAGGGTGCCTCAGTATTGGTGGAGCAGGATGTAAGTAGCTCCAAAGCAGCAGAGGCCACAATACAGCGGCTGAAGGCTGCCAATATCCCAGAGAGAAACACCATTGGCTTCATGTTTGCGTGTGTGGGGCGTGGCCACAACAGCTATAATAACCAGCGCAACGTGGAGGCTAACGCCTTCCGGAAAATCTTCTCCAACGTTCCACTTTTAGGATTCTTTGGAAATGGAGAGATCGGCTGTGACCGCATTGTCAAAGAGAACTACACATTGAGTGAGACTGATGCTGAAGGACTACAACACTCTTTTACAACAGTGATGAGTCTGGTGCATTTTGgctaa